A window of Fusarium oxysporum Fo47 chromosome II, complete sequence genomic DNA:
CAGCAGTCGATCGAGAGTCCGAATCACATTTTGCTAACAAGAAGTAGTCACTCATCCTGCGCAGGGCAACAATGGCCAGTCCCCCTCAGATTCTTCCTACGGTACCGAACGATGCACAAAGTCTTACTCCAAGGACAAGCCCATTGTCCAGTACGTTCTCATGATCGATGCCGGCAGCACTGGTTCGCGAATCCACGTCTACAAGTTCAACAACTGTGGCGATACCCCTGAGCTTGAGCACGAGGAGTTCAAGATGACCGAGAAGGATGTCGGTGGCCTCAGCAAGTATAACGGCGACCCTGTGGCCGCTGCCAAGAGTCTCGATCCCCTCATGAAGGTCGCTATGGATACCGTTCCCAACGCCCTCAAGGGCTGCACTCCCGTCGCCGTCAAGGCCACCGCTGGTCTTCGAATGATTGGCAAGGAAGCTTCCGATGCTATTCTTGCTGAAGTCCGACGACACCTCGAGCAGGATTACCCCTTCCCTGTCGTCGACAAGGAGAACGAGGGTGTCGTTATCATGGACGGTTCTCTCGAAGGTGTTTATGCTTGGATCACCACCAACTACCTTCTCGGCAAGATTGGCGGTCCCGATAAGAGCGAGACTGCCGCTgtctttgatcttggtggtggttcTACTCAGATCGTTTTCGAGCCCACTTTCAAGGGCGCCGCTCACGGTGGAATGCCCGAGAAGCTTGCTGAGGGTGACCACAAGTATGATCTCGACTTCGGCGGTCGTCACTTCGAGCTCTACCAGCACTCTCACTTGGGCTATGGCCTTATGGCTGCCCGCAAGGCCATCCATGGCGCTCTCATCAAGGATATCGAGTCTAAGAACACCGACAAGGCCTGGGTAAAGCAACCCATTGTTAACCCCTGCATTGCCCCCGGCATGAACAAGACTGTTGAGGTTACTCTTGATGGCAGCGAGGAGCCTGTTGAAGTTACCTTTGTTGGTCCCTCGCAGCCTGCTCCCGCTCAGTGCCGAAACCTTGCTGAGAAGATTCTCAACAAGGATGAGGAGTGCAAGCTCGCTCCCTGCTCTTTCAACGGCATTCACCAGCCCCTGCTTTCCAAGACCttcaccaaggaggatgtCTACATCTTCTCCTACTTCTTCGACCGCACCAAGCCCCTCGGTATGCCCGACTCCTTCACTCTTCGTGAGATGCACGATCTTACCCAGACTGTCTGCATGGGCAAGTCTGGTTGGGATGTTTTCACAACCATCCCTGATGCTATGGCTGAGTTGGATGGCCGACCTGAATGGTGCCTGGAcctcaacttcatgatgGCTCTCCTCCACAGTGGTTACGATATGCCCATTGACCGCGAGGTCAAGAttgccaagaagatcaagggcAACGAGCTCGGCTGGTGCCTCGGCGCTAGGTAAGTTTCTACGATTTCGTCTTTTTTTGTCCCTTACTAATAATATCTCAGTTTGCCTCTTCTTGCTGGTGGTTCCGGCTGGTCTTGCAAGGTCAACCAGATTGCTTAAGTTATACCATAGGATATTAGGCGTTGAAAGGAGATGTATGTTGGCTTTTGCTTTTACTACTAGGCCGATTCTTTTGGGACGGCAATGACATTGGGATATGGCAAAATCACGCTACGGaccatcagcatcatgaacAAAAGATGGACGAGATTGTAAGCCATGAGTGGCTTCATGGGGGAACTGGAGTCCTCGACTTGTCATGACGTGTAGAATATtatagaattaattaatacaAGGTACCCGCCTTAGACCGGCGCGGTCACCATGCCCAAGACATCTTCAATCACATCCTCGGGACCGACATCTTCTAACAGGGCTTCTACTGCTTCCAGTCTACTCCCCCATTGCATGCTCCTCTCCTTTTCAGGGGGAGTCAGCTGTATTCGATGTAAGTACACCTTGCGGGCAGCGAGGCCAACCAGAGCTGGTGTCACAAAGTCTAGACGATGCAGAGCAGCTAAACAACGCATGAGTTGACCAAAGTGCTTTGTGGCTGTGGGACTGACACCCCCAGCAACAGCTCGGTGCATTCGAAGAAATGAGACGATGTTCATCTGGTAGCGGATGATTTCGACATCTACTTGCGCCTCTTTACTGAGTGTACCAAGATAACTGATATCCTATGATAGAGTCAACGACTGGAAAGAAATTGAACCAGGGCAACCCACGCTTTCGACGATCAGGGGTGGGTCTGAGCTGGTTTCCTCACCAGGACCCCTTTTCACAACACTACCCGTGGAGGCAGTATCGGCATCATTGCCGCCATCTGCCTCCTCCAAGTTGACAAATCCATCTTCGGGATTATGCCAATAGGCTATGTATAAGAAATCATTCAAGTGCGCCGTCACACGAGCTTCGCCTCCACTCGCTGCCTCTAGGACCGGAATAAAGACGAATTGTTTCGGAGCTGTTTGAACAGATGTTCGTGTAAAGATACGACGGGTACGTAGAAGTTCCAGCGCTTGGATCTGTACAGCTTGTGGTGCTCGATCGAGATTCTTTGCGAAAACAACGTTGGCAATTCGAGAGGTAAACGCACCACTGGGCGTT
This region includes:
- a CDS encoding nucleoside phosphatase family-domain-containing protein, which gives rise to MRTPTSPPSSKFPVFDPHEKPDRYKFKPKRQGIIGRMKESWMTQSQRTRWIKTAAIVFAIVTLFYFISPKGVEVYHEVTHPAQGNNGQSPSDSSYGTERCTKSYSKDKPIVQYVLMIDAGSTGSRIHVYKFNNCGDTPELEHEEFKMTEKDVGGLSKYNGDPVAAAKSLDPLMKVAMDTVPNALKGCTPVAVKATAGLRMIGKEASDAILAEVRRHLEQDYPFPVVDKENEGVVIMDGSLEGVYAWITTNYLLGKIGGPDKSETAAVFDLGGGSTQIVFEPTFKGAAHGGMPEKLAEGDHKYDLDFGGRHFELYQHSHLGYGLMAARKAIHGALIKDIESKNTDKAWVKQPIVNPCIAPGMNKTVEVTLDGSEEPVEVTFVGPSQPAPAQCRNLAEKILNKDEECKLAPCSFNGIHQPLLSKTFTKEDVYIFSYFFDRTKPLGMPDSFTLREMHDLTQTVCMGKSGWDVFTTIPDAMAELDGRPEWCLDLNFMMALLHSGYDMPIDREVKIAKKIKGNELGWCLGASLPLLAGGSGWSCKVNQIA
- a CDS encoding uncharacterized protein (expressed protein), which translates into the protein MADDGLLDKVHALSDLELALLLCLISREHCLVSTPSDAIDDLIQELQLVATKTFGLSWVVIDCTPSTTLEDFASALLLGNAASPSSHSPTASRHPDSYFTSRPSTSHPRTPLSPLTPSGAFTSRIANVVFAKNLDRAPQAVQIQALELLRTRRIFTRTSVQTAPKQFVFIPVLEAASGGEARVTAHLNDFLYIAYWHNPEDGFVNLEEADGGNDADTASTGSVVKRGPGEETSSDPPLIVESVGCPGSISFQSLTLS